CATTTCCAGCAATTAGGTTGGTCCTCCTCAGAGTCTTGAATCCATGTCGCACCAGAACAACATGACACAAGGGTGTGGTTTTCAGCATAGTTCATTTATAGCCAGTGAAAGACCGTGGTCACGGACAGCCACAGCGGCTGGTCCACTACAGCAGTCCACGCCTCGTACCTTCGTTGGAGGCAGTTGGCACTATTTGGTTGATGCTGTGATAGCTGGCTTCGAGTGACACGATgcagagcaaataaaataatgaacacaCCCACCGTTCCTATGCCTCTCCATGCCCCCTCATGGCCCTCAGATAGATGGTTTGATTTCTCTTGGACTAGAATAGTTGCCTAGCAGTGGATTGGATGGGCCATATGATGGTATGTTTatcgcgtgtgtgtgtgtgtgtgtgtgtgtgtgttttactgaggattgaactgagcccaagggtgttttaccactgagctgcatccccagccctatttgttttgagacaaggtcttgctaaattgctgaggctggcctcaaacttgtgatcctcctcccttgaCCTCCCTAGTAGGTGGGCTTACACACACCACCTCTAgcaatgtttaactttttaagaaactgccaaattctTCTCCAAGGTAGTCTTCCTCGTTTTATATTCCTATCCACCAACAGTTCATGATAGCTGCTCTCCAGAGTCACCAATACTTTGCATGTTCAGTCTTTAATTTTAGCAGTTTTCATAGATATGTGGTGATGCTTCATTGTAGTTGTGAAATGTATGCTTCGTATGACTAATGATATCAAGCAGCTTGTCATGTATTCATTtaccattttgtatttcttctttactaGGTTGTCTGGTCAACTCTTTTGCCCACTTTTAAAACTGGGGTTGTTCACTTTCTTACTGTTGaatttgagagttctttatatatcatgggTAGAGTTACTTTATATGTTttgtgaacactttttttttttctgtgctaggaatcaaacccagaggctCATGCATGCTACGCAGGCACTCTCCTAGTGAGCTCTCCGTGCCTTATATCTTTTGAAGGTAAGTCCTTCTTGGAAGGAATTCACAAACTGACtcaaaaattcatatgaaaatgcaatatacccagaatagtcaaaaagAGGAACGCAGCAGGAAGCTCAATGGCCAACATTATCTGCTTTCAAGACTTAGTATGAAGCTATAGTAATAAACACAACATGGCTGTGCATAAAAACTAGTAAGCAGAAGAATGGAGCAGAATTTAGAGGACAGATAGAAGGACACCTATATACAATGATTTTTGACAAAACTGCAAAGGCAATTTAATGCAAAAAGAAGTTTTTCAACAAAAGTTTCAGGAACAACtgaattaaaatatgcaaaagtatCAATATCCACCCATATCTTGccccacatacaaaaaaaaaccctccagaaTAAATCATAGACCTAAACATAATACAGAAAACAAGGACCAGAAACCtgaacataggagaaaatctatGTCACCCTGAATTATAAAAAATCTGTTAGATGTAATACCAAATGCCTGATCTATAAAAGGACACACTGACAAACTGGActtcaccaaaatttaaaacttctgctctTGAAAGAGATGAAGTGAATataaagacaagccacagactgtGAGATAATATTTaccaaaagcaacaaaaatgttAACATTGCCCACTTACTATGTGACATTCACTCAACAGAGGCcacttaagtgtgtgtgtgtgtgtgtgtgtgtgtgtgtgtgtgtactgaatAAGCACCTTATGaagtacatataatttttattgtaattgaaTAAAGGTACAGGTGTTTAGGAAGCTACTTTAATGATATAAAAGTAACTAGCAAGGAAGCCAAAATTGGAGCACAGACTATCTATCGACTTCAGAACCTAAACTCTTCATGTCTCCAAGGTAAAACAAAtgccatttttccttcctttttttttttttcccagcctgAAGAGGACTTTTTAAAACATAGCTACATCTTATTAAACCAGACTACCTTTGAAACCTCCTGGGATGGGTATTTTGGGGGGCCATGTCTAGTAGGCCACACTGAATTTACAACATCCTTTTTCTGTAAGCCTTTTTTGAAAGACTGAGCAAACTAAGAGGTGATCAGTGTTGCCAGCCTGGACTTAGCAACCTAAAGGCGGCAGGAGTGAGTTTGTATCAGCACTAGTGCTTATACAGCAGCCTTGAGCTCCAGTTCCCATATTGCCCAACTTACTCTTTGGAGCAAGGGCCATTCCGGCTGTAGAGTACAGAGTGGTTTCTTATGCCCCAAAAGAATGTGTGTACCTCCTTCACCACCCACTTACACCTACAGAGTGACCAAGGTATGGAACACATGTTTTTCTGTAGGTCTGAGCCCACCCACTATTCCCCACCAGTCCTTGAAGAAGAAAGTACCCACTCCTAGAGACATCAGGCTGAATTGCCCCGTATGCTTGGGTACCCCTGTATAGGGTAAACAGAGTGACTGTGAAATCTCAGAGCCTGGGTGTCGCAGATCTGCAAGGGTCCGGCTGGCATTTAGAATGCTCCCCAGGTAGCACTGCAGATTTCTTTGTCCTGGGAGGGGTGTGTATAGGACCCTGGTCACAAGGTTTCCTAGTGCTCCTTCTATGCATGTTTCACCCCAGGCCCACTGAGGTGAATGTGAGGGGACCTAGAATGTCCATTGTAATGAGCTCTGGGCCAGCCCACCTCATTTTCACAAGCGCAAGTAAAACACTTTGATATTAAGCAAGAGCCACAGGTAAACTAAACGTCTTTCTCTGAGCAGTAGAAATAATGTGGCTTGCACGGTTTATTCAAAACCTGGTAACTGCTGAATGAACTCTGTTTTGAACTCTCAGTGCCAGGAGTCTTatgatttcattgtttttgacATCATGTCAGTGCCTAtggctaagaaaacaaaaacattcagcGTGTAGCCTCTACTATTCTCTAGTTTCATGGGTCAAAAAGGACAGGATCATATTCTTATTCCTACTATATAAAGTTTTATCCTACTCTGCTGGCAGAATTTGGAGATCACAGTTTTCCTGGATGTTCTTGATCCAGTGGCTAAGACAAATCCTTTGAACTCCCTTCTCCCACAGAAAGTCACCCTAACTTTCAGTCAGACTCAAAAACCACCTCCATCAAAACTTGAAACTGTGGCATTTGGCACTGACCACACCCAAGGTGCGGGTCTCTTTGAGATCTAGCAAAATCCAAAATGATAAATATGGTTGTTCCTTTGTGTCACAtacttaaaacttaaattttaatcaAGTTAGgatatacaaaattttaaaatatgggtgTGCCCTGGACACATTCACatacttaaattttgaaaaatcttggGTTTTTCATTTGGAAGCAGATTTTAAATTCTATCTATATACAAGAAAAATCATGGAACAAAAACATCTGTACATATATCCATTTATCATTATCATCTGTGCTGATATGACAGGCTCCAAGAAAATAGCTTCCACCCACTGGGGCTCCCTCACCCAGCTATCTGTCTAAAATCACAGTATTCTCtctgtgtatatttatattactCTACAAATGTATAAGATTAGGCCTGGTTTGAGAAGAAAATCCTTCTTTTGACTTGTATAATTCTGATTTTCTTGATAAATGGAGACTACCCTACACAGGCACGTAAGTAAATGAGAGTGTCATTTGCTTCTAAACAAATATTAGAGGCAGCAACGAATGAGGTAAGGAGGTTACTGCATCTACCTGTGAAGCCAGTATTAAATAGCTGCTCTTCCTTCATCAGGAAAAAGGAATGTGCTCTGGGGAAATAGTGCAATTGTCATAAAGTAGCCACATGGTGAAACAAAATACTTGTCTTCTGCAAGTATTTCAGTTCTGGGAAGGGAGGCAGACAGGAAGAAAACCAAGTCCACACAGGGGGTAGACCCGAAGAAATGAGGTCCACATCTCTTTCTCtcaattttcaatgaaaatgaaggCAGCAATCCATGCCATGTAcatgaaggaagaaaattcttGGGATAATTCATCTCCAAGCGTGTCTAAAGGTGGGAGGGTTTGCAGGGTGAAGCCACTCAAAATTCATTTCCCCACTAACTAAGAGTTTTTATGCTCATTTCTCATCTGAAGGGCTTAATTATTTCTTGAAGGGTACACACAACACCCCACCAGAGTTCATTGTGCAGTTTAATTTTGAACCCTTGAAGGACAGCTTTTCCGTTAGAAATCCAACACAAAAACGTCCTTAATGAACAGGCGTGTTTTGCAGGGTGGGGCCCAAGCAGGATCTCAGGACTGGAAGTGTGAATTTTATGCTTTGTTGCCAAAGGAGACTGTGGACATTCTCACCACCTTATTTAAAGCAGGATACGCTAATGCGTGAAGTGGTGCATTAATGGCCTAAATTAAGTTACAGGTATGAATTTTACATAAAACGGATTAATATTATAtgtcatagcagaattttaaATACTCCTTGTCCATGCATTTTTAATCTTTACGCGCTCTAATTTATGTACAAGACAATTGcatttccttagcccacttatgCATCTAGATGAGTAAAAGAAAAACCCCTGacggttttgttttatttatattttccttcaccAAAAAAACCTGCATTCGATTcggctttctcttttcttttgctaagCTTTAgcgttaaaagaaagaaagaaagaaaacggaAGGCTCCACATTCCATTCCATCATTATGGTTTCAGCAATTGTGAAAAGGCGAATAATGAAACGGAGGGGGAAATACGGAACAGAACGAACGTGCCTTCTAGAACAGCGCGTCTTTCTTAAGGCACTGGAATCCCAGGGATGGAGTGTCGGGTGGCGGAGGGACCCTGGGCCGCGCCGTTGGGAGTAGCCGGGAATCCGCGAGCCGGGCCCAGCGCTCCCTCGGCAGCCCGGGCGGGAGGAGAGTGAATTCCAGCCGCACATTCCCGCAGTTCTTCGCAGGAACTTCTCTCGCGTCTCCCCTCCCCTGGGCACACACCAGCCTGGCCCGACTCCCACCCCGCTCTCTTTTCTCAGAGCCCCGACCCACGGCGTTGACGGAATGGACTGCCCTTCCCATTGGCCCGAGCGTCATTCCCTGAGGTGGCACTGCCCTCCTGATTGGCTGGCCACTCCCGACTCCGCACCCCTCCCGCCGCTCGGGTTGCCCGGCTCCCCGCCTCCTAGCACCGCCCGAAGCCCCCACCCTCGCCACCTCCCTCCGCGCACCCGCCTGCGCGCGGGGCCCAGCTCTGCTCCGCTCGCGCAGCGACCCGGCCCGCCCGCTGGCCCCGCCCCCGGGGCGCGCGGCTCTATAAATACGGCTGCGCTGCCGGCTGGGGGAGAGCGCAGTGGAGGAGGCGCGGTAGTGAGTCGGTGCCGGGAGCGGGGAGCTCTTGGGCTCGGggagcgcggcggcggcggcggtccGGCTGAGTCGCAGCTCCGAAGGGAGTAACCAGGGGGCCCGGGTGGGCTACTTTTCGACCGGTACTTCcgatttttcttgtcttttggtTCGGCCGAGTGTCGCCCACTGAACAGAGATTCCCCTCGCAAAACCTGAGCGGCCTTTCCATCAATTGTGGGGGCTCGGGATCGCCGGGAGCCCCGAGCGCGCCCGGCGCGAAGGCAAGGGGAGAGGAGCCGGCCGCAGGCGGGGGCCCAGCGGAGCTTGCGGACCTCCCTCGCTCGCCCCAGCCAGTCCTTTCGCGCAGGGCGCAGGGCGCGCGCGATGAAGGCGGTGAGCCCGGTGCGCCCTTCGGGCCGCAAGGCGCCGTCGGGCTGCGGCGGCGGGGAGCTGGCGCTGCGCTGTCTGGCCGAACACGGCCACAGCCTGGGAGGCTCCGCCgccgcggcggccgcggcggcggcagCGCGCTGCAAGGCAGCCGAGGCGGCGGCCGACGAGCCGGCGCTGTGCCTGCAGTGCGATATGAACGACTGCTACAGTCGCCTGCGGAGGCTGGTGCCCACCATCCCGCCCAACAAGAAAGTCAGCAAAGTGGAGATCCTGCAGCACGTTATCGACTACATCCTGGACCTGCAGCTGGCGCTGGAGACGCACCCGGCTCTGCTGAGACAGCCACCGCCGCCCGCGCCGCCGCACCACCCGGCCGGATCCTGTCCGGCCGCGCCGCCGCGGACCCCGCTCACTGCGCTCAATACCGACCCGGTGAGAGGCCCGGTGGCGGCTGGGGCCCACGCCACAGGGGGTGCAGGAGGGTGGCGGCAGGGTGGCGGGAAGCGGGCGTTCCCTCTCTTTGGAGTGGGGGCCGGCCGAGAATGACAGTCCCCAGCTCCTTCTCCAGGCACCTGGGGCCGCCTGCTGCCGGCTAGCCGGAGAAGCGCGGATCGGGGAGGACGCGCGGGGCAGGACTCGGGCTGCGCGACCCTGTGCTGTCAAGTCCGGCGGAGGGGTCTCCCCGGCTGCAGACTGGGTGGGGGCTCAGCGCGCGAGCTCGGTGTCCGAGGGCGCCCAGGACCGTGACGAGTGCGTCGTTTGCGCCTGCTAACCTTTCCCTTGGTGTTCGGTTGCTGTTCCAGGCCGGATCGGTGAACAAGCAGGGCGACAGCATTCTGTGCCGCTGAGCCGCGCTGTCCAGGTGAGCGCGCCTCTCCCGTCTCGGGTGGCAGATCCCCAGAGACGCCCTGCCCCGGGGGCTTCCGGTGCCAGGCTCCGCGGTGTTCTGGGCCCGCGGCGTTTCTGAGTGTAAACTCCCGAGGAAGTGAACGCTCCTCTCCGCACCCAGTTAGCGGCGGACCTGCACGTCGCTTTAGAACCGGGATGCCCTCTGAAGGGACACTAGTCCGCTCTCCTCCCGGCGTCCCCGGGCCTCTCCGGTGACCGGCGGGCTCGCCCTGTCCTCCCTGCACCTCTAGGGAAGGCACCCTCGGGGGCGTGGACGGCTCCCCCGCGCCGCCTGACACCCGTAAAGAGGGGCGCGGGCAGGTCGGCGCTCCGGCTTCCAGAGGCCCGCGCTACCTCCCCGGCGCCGCGCCGCCCAGGGCTGCGGTGCGGTCTGACCTGGCCGTTTGTTTGGGTTGTTGATCGAGCACGTCTTGAGTTGGTCGGTGGCGCCAGCAAGTCTGCAGCGGGGAGGCTCACACACCCCTCTATTCATTCCTCTTCCACAGGTGTGCGGCCGCCTGAGCCCGAGCCAGGAGCTctagagagggagggggaagagcaGAAGTTAGAGCAAAGCCACGGAGGAAAGGAAAACACATCAGCAAATGTAGAAACGTTTCACTCGTCATTCCAAGAGAgggacaggaaagaaaagaaaactttcacttttttttttttttgcacgtCCATAAACATTCTACATACCTATTCTCTTTTGTCTCTTCATTTATAACCGCTGTGAATTGTACATTTCTGTGGTTTTTGGAGGTGCAGTTAAACTCTTAAGTGTGACAGGACTGATAAATAGATGATCCAGAGTAAATCCGACTTTAGAAGGCTACTTTGTGACCAAGGAgctcaatttttgttttgaagctTTACTAATATACCCCAGAGCAttgtagatatattttttttttacatctattgTTTAAAATAGATGATTATAACGGGGCAGGGAACTTTCTTTTCCCTGCAAGAATGTTACATATTGTATAGATAACTGAGTGACATTTCATACCATGTATATATAGAGATGTTCTATAAGTGTGAGAAAGTATATGCTTTAATAGACTACTGTAattataagatatttttaattaaatatttttttgtaaatattatgtgtgtgttttttttaatctgtgggaatatttcttttggaaaatgatttttcaGCTCAGTTGCAGAGCTCTTGATATCTTGAATGTCTTTTCTGTTTGGCCtggcttttaattgttttttgttttgcccAGTATGGAAGACGCTGAAGTAGCAGTTATAGGTAGTGGTCTCGCATGACTGCATGAGATGTTTAATCACAAAATAAACATGTTCTGAGTccattaaaatgtgttttctttaacCTACATTGAAATCTTTGTGTTTGAAGTGTACATGTTGAAAATATACCTTATCAGCTTTTAAGTACAGGGTTTTATAGTGTAATATATAAAGAGtaagtgttttgtgttttttttttaactgaggtcAAAATGGATTCTGAATGATTCTACATATAGGATGGGAAATGCTTGGATCCTTAAGGAGTTTACAAAATCTGTTttatcaaagtgaaaaaaaattgcttgtcACTCTTCATTTTACACTAAAGCATAATGTCATGAAGTTTCATATATGTACAGATTATTTaactcagaaatgaaaaatgttctctGCTTGCTACCAAAGGACACACTCTTGGAAATGAtcattttctgctttccttcctccAAAGAATATTAacagtgagagagaaaaaaaaaaaggcataatgGCAAATCCTTCAAGCAGGGATAAAAGTCGATCTTCAAACATTAACTTAAGTAGACCAAAAATTCTGATGACCGCAtctagattatttttttataaaaatgattttcactATAGCTATGTCAGTTACCGCAAAGCTACTGTCCAATCTCTTGTGATGTGTAACTTTTACATGTGAAAATTAAAGTAGATTTATCCGTCTTGTACTGTGATTTCTGGTCTCATTTCTTTAAAaccttaaaacttatttttaaggcCCTTCTCCTCAAGGAAGGTATTATTTTTTAGGTTAGATAGGCCCGTCAGGGTTTGAGAATGTTACGCACTTAATGTGATGGGTGCTCTACACACCAGTTAGATGGAATTGTTAGAGTGAGAGAATTAAGTAGGATTTAATTGGGTGCTTTGTAAATAGTCAACTGTGTGTGTAACGTGgtctgtttgatttttaaaaggaaaggattTGTTTCAGATTATACAAGAATAAAAGTATTAAAGACCCAAGGGAC
Above is a genomic segment from Urocitellus parryii isolate mUroPar1 chromosome 8, mUroPar1.hap1, whole genome shotgun sequence containing:
- the Id4 gene encoding DNA-binding protein inhibitor ID-4 → MKAVSPVRPSGRKAPSGCGGGELALRCLAEHGHSLGGSAAAAAAAAAARCKAAEAAADEPALCLQCDMNDCYSRLRRLVPTIPPNKKVSKVEILQHVIDYILDLQLALETHPALLRQPPPPAPPHHPAGSCPAAPPRTPLTALNTDPAGSVNKQGDSILCR